A stretch of Heterodontus francisci isolate sHetFra1 chromosome 1, sHetFra1.hap1, whole genome shotgun sequence DNA encodes these proteins:
- the LOC137357413 gene encoding interleukin-8-like: MKSNITLNVLTLFVLYVLSTQAASIGRTGMNLRCQCIKTSSTFIHPKYMENIEIVPSGPHCENVEIIATLKHMDRVCLDPVAHWVKKVIERMIKHSKKTNGSH, encoded by the exons ATGAAAAGCAACATTACTCTCAACGTTCTCACTCTCTTTGTACTGTATGTGTTATCCACACAAG CTGCATCGATTGGAAGAACAGGAATGAACCTGCGCTGTCAGTGTATCAAAACATCCTCAACATTCATCCATCCGAAGTACATGGAGAATATTGaaattgttccaagtggtcctcacTGTGAAAATGTAGAAATTAT TGCCACCCTTAAACACATGGATCGAGTATGTCTGGATCCTGTCGCCCACTGGGTGAAGAAAGTAATTGAGAGGATGATCAAACA TTCCAAGAAGACGAATGGATCTCACTGA